The Euwallacea similis isolate ESF13 chromosome 12, ESF131.1, whole genome shotgun sequence region CCTTATTTAGTCTAAGCAATAATTTGGGTAGATTTTGTGAGTAATGACATTATTTAGTCTGAGCAATAAATTGGGCAGATAGATGGGTTTATTTATTCTAGAATAGtgttgggtattttcccaacaCAAGAAACAAATGAATACTAAACAATACACTAATCGGCGACTATTCACTCTGAATGCACAcacttttcgaaaattgcaataacttgattttatttcatagatAAAACCAGTGGTGCGTTTAGGCACCGgtattatttacacaaaataagTGATAATTTATATGACAATTCAAATGCACTTTTTCTACTATGTAATCTACATATTATagacttatcaaaaatgattatactttgcaaaaataaattaccttacTATATTTGAATCACTTCAACATTTGACACAAAATTATGCAGCGTTTTCCATGACTTTAAGatgtcataatttttttgttttaaaacaaaaatcaacagTATGTACGATATTAAGTTCTATAatctaatagtaataaaatttctaaatagaTATGAAAGAATATATATtggatttagcaaaaaaaaatcataaaatgtgtGGTTCGATAATGCACCACTGGGACAAAATGGGTTAAACGACATCCCCTCTTAATTTACACTTAAACATACCTACTCCTCTGATTAATAGTATATTGATTTTCACATTAATCAGTTCTTAGTATCTATAACTAGTGGGAAACTGGCTCCAATTctaatcatttatttattttcttcagtGTGTATCAAAGTTCTTGATAAATTCAGGAACACATTGTCAGAAAATGCTTTGACAGACTACAAGAAGATTGAGAcagagttcaaaaatttttgcaaaGGTGTAAAGAACAAAGAAAACAGATTTGTAAGTATATGTTTTCAAGAAAAGTATGTTATATGACAAactatttatatgtatatttgggatcaaaaatattatagttttttgttttaatacttttaatataaCTTGTTAGATTCTCAGTTAACCTGCTGAGTTCATTTTTACCACTCTTACAGGGGAAgtgaaaaaatgatattttcataatGTATGATTAATTGGTAGATACTTCTGATCACAGTACTACAGAGCTACCTTTGGTAAAGGTTAAAATGGTTCAATATTTAGAGACTATAGACAAAACAGCATTCATTTGTGAAATATTACGGCTTAGTTATAGGAACATGTTCCATATTTTTAGTCTTTCagcatatttattaatatacagggcgttctaggtaaagaaaaaattcactttaGGCAGGTTTAATATCTCACCataaaagcattaattttgaggTACTCTATGCAAggtagaacattttttttctacttaagGAAAATTCCTCAACCTGTCCAATCTTCAagatttttgctttttgtgAATTAAGTCGCGTTGTAAGAAGTGCTACTATATTTTGaacaggttagttcaggttaccagtaaatctaaaaaaaactgcaaaaattgtattatttaatCTTTATTCTCTTCTAATGCTTTAAGAATATTTGCATCGGAcgttcataaaataatattgttccGCTTTGTTCCAATAGTAGTTTTACTTAAAGGAACCACCTTgtataaattcataatttaataatattttaaggtgTATCCTTTTTTGCACCTGAGTGTTCAAGAGCAGACTTAGCAGGTTGACACTTTAGGTCGCCGATGTTATCATGTCGATAATATTTGCAATATCTTATTTTCAGTGTTATTATATTGGAGGGTTAGAAGAATCTGCAACCGGTATTCTAGGCGAAATGTCTAAGCCTATGTCCTGGTCTCTACCATCAGATAAAATCTGTGagaaactgaagaaaaaagaCGCTCAAATTTGCGAACTCCGTTATGACGTCCAAATAGACCTAAAAACTGTCGatctcaaaaaactgaaagttAGGGACTTGAAAAAGATTCTAAATGACTGGGGCGAAGAATGCGAAGGCTGCATCGAGAAAAGCGAATACTTGAATAGAATAGAAGATTTGAAACCAAAACACACTGAGCTATAATGTGATTGAATTTCTAATTAGATAGATTTTTTAAGTGAGTGTATTTGACTGGGACGAATGAGTGGTGCGATAATTGGAGTTTATCTtaacagaaatatttattttcatgtatGATGTCTTAGGAGATTtctactttaaataaattgtataatttgGCTTATGTGTATccattattatattatttttttcttttctttagtTAACGCGATCATTAATCAGGAAAGAAAACATTAATTGATAATTGATTTAGTTGGtaggtaaattatttttactctCTTAGCAGCTGTCAACATTTGGAATAAAAAAGTGTTCAGTTAGCTGTATCTATTATGTGTTTTTATCAGAGATAACAGTGAGAACCCAAACTAACCTTTCATGTCCCCGAAGGAGATATTTATATTCCTCTACATTTTCATATTACGCTTCATCGGTCCGTTACCTACGATAAATAGGTAtgtaaactgaaatttttattaaaaaatttaacataacgTATATGTTGTTTCAACTTAGTAAAAATCATacatatttagtaataatCGTGTTAGAATTCCTTAAGTAgtctatatttaatttttatttaaatttttgtaaaattaagttattttttaacactcTATATCTTTGGAGTTTTAAACAGTAAAGCTGCAACTAGTAGTGGTCTGTGTAACGAAATGGTGCAAAAACTGTTGTAATTGATAGCGAACAAtgaccatttttttaactttaggATTGTTATGACGGTTTGATTATACGTTATATTACAGTTCCCCTATGGTCATTTTTTCTCTGTTGTGTTAGCTCTAttcatatatacatataatttaaatagaaataatagaATGGATCAACAGCGGGGTGACAGAGCCGCTTTGAAGCAGGATAAATGGTGGAGCAGGGAGTGACTAGCCCCAGATGTGGCAGAAATACTGGTATTCCTGGTTAAGTCGAGATTTCCCCTACATCTACCCTTACCCCGACCAATCCATCGATgtggaaaattcatatttaagaACTCGCTTACATGTGCAGAGTGTGAGCCAGAGATTCACCTTACACAAACTACAAGCATCGTTTTAAGGCATATGAACATTTTCCAAAACTAAAGGTAAGTCGTTTTTCAAGAACTACCATTCAGTATTGCCGAAAGCTCAACTGGTCTCAATATCTCAGACCacatattaattgaaaattcattcgCTAGtatatcctgtatattattaaatatccGGATCATCTCCTCAATAGGGTTCAAAAAAGCGAATGATtctttcttaattttgttttcttttttcgtATTCGAATTTACATACTCTGTTCTCCAACTCATACCCAATCGAGAGATTCCTTGAATTGGGGGGATTCGAGGCTATTGTTGAGAATGGTCAAGtcgtaaataaaacatatacactaaaatttattatttaattaaaatctatcTTGCACGGTTTCCGCAAAGTCCCCATAAGTTCTAGATTGCTATAAAAACTTGTATCACAATTTTGGTTTCCAATCCAAACATATCGGATTACTATCCACAAAAGCGTCGATTGTCAGCACttctaattaataatttaattaatttatctaatACCCAGTGTAAATTTAACCGCCCTTGTGCATCGCATTCATAGCCCAATCTGGAAATTGGTCGAAGTCCCATATAACATTGCCCAAGAAAGGAAACACGAGGAACAAGGTGCACAGTGATATTACCACCACTCCTAAgcctgctttagtcatttCTTTGGAAGACATATTGCAAGGGGCGGCTGCTATCGCCATTGGCGGGGTTGATACTGGTAGACAGTACGAGAACGAGCAAGCAAGGGTGGCAGGCATCATCAAGTACATTGGATGAATCTTTGCcacctaaaaaataaaataaatatgtacaaaATTATGTATTGCATTGTATGGACTTTTACCAATGACATTTGAGCTAATACTGGCAAAACCACATTAGCCACAGCAACGTTGCTGGAGAACTGGGTAAGGAGAGTGGCAATAAGGCACGATATTACCATAACCCAGAAACGAGGCAACGTAGCAAATCCATGCAGATGGTCTGCGATTAACTCGCTCATTCCGCTCTCTTTCGAAGCTTCCGCCAAGGCAAATCCGCCTCCAAGTAGAAAAATTAGGCCCCATGGTAGTTTTTGGTGAACCACCTGAAAGTTTTATATAGGGTGTGTCCGAGGTAAAGATGTCCAGCATGAGGATCTCGTAAAGGGTAACAGACTTGGTTGGACGGGATCTTTTTCCGTAACttggaaaaaaaactttaatttttcgaaataactgAAAAGTCAAGAACAATTTTATAAGTCTGTTCACATCGTGAATCTACTCTTTTGAATTCAGCACTTTTCTTTCACCATGTCCAATTCTATGTCTATTATTGTTTACCCCTATGCTGAACATCCTTATTTTGGGTGCACTGtatctatattttttaacaaataacacaacaatgaaatttaaacaaaccTTCCACGTAAGAAGCGCATGCGATGGAGCCTTAGGTCGTTTGTTCTCGTCTTTGCTGAATATATAGATGAACTCGGGATTTGAAGGTATTACGAACAGCAAAAGGACTACTATCAGGGCTGCTGTTGCGTCTTTGACCTAAAATTTTCGTTGTCATTATTCCCACATTCTCATCTTACTAGAACTGATGCACAGGctgttcattttaaaaaatccaccCGAAATGTCTTTTGATTgggaagaaaatttaaaatgataaaaaatgtctatttaaatatttaggtaGAAGTTTAATTTGACATTAGAGAGAAGTATATAAGTCATCCCCTCACCCCTCACTACTCtcactttaatattttaaatggtacCCCCATCGAGTGTTACCTCATTGCAAGCGGAATTCAATTTGCTATGTAACTGCAtcaagaaaactgaaatcgGTTAATTGAGTCGGGAATTGGAGAGAACAATGCGTAGTATTGCAAATATCCTAGATAAAAATCCCTAGATGTCTAAATAGgctttgttttattgttttaaattttcctaccAATCAAGATATATTTCGGATAGATCGTTTTGAAGTGAACGTCCGGTATGTACCTTATGTTGGGTGATCATTTCAGCCCAGCCGGCAATAAACTGGGGCTTTCTGAAAAACCATAATACTACAGAAAGAAGGAACAAACAACCAACAGCCTTTTCGTGAAAAGACATCCGTCCCATTTCAGTTAATTTCCGGCCGATTAGCTTCCCGGCAACTTTTTCGCTTTGCATGCCCActctaaaaatgaattattataaaatgtcGAGTTAAGTatagattttcaaaaagaatatgattattttaatattacttGATTCTCTTTGCATCAGCGGAATTCGGCCTGAAAAGTCCCATATACCAAAATTGCAACCAGATCACGGTTAAGTACATCATTATTAACATCATTGGTACGTTGAGGAACAACCACTTTGCGAATTCTACGCCTGGACTGTCACCAAAAGTCCCTTCGAAGATACCTGAAAATCAATACGAAACTTCTTTTACTGCGCAAGTGAAGTaggtatttgaaatttttttaacatttatattaaattttgaaaatatttaaagttattagaTTAGCGCATTCTCGCAAGTGCGCTTCTTTTAGGGTCATTGAGGCACACtcatatggaaaaaaatttcttcCCAATGCCACACGGGGCAATGAAAAATGTCAtgcaaaattgtcaattttcatTCTCCTGTATTTGGTAGCTACCGTTATTTCAAACCTAcagttttaatgttatttagtGGCTTTGATTTATATGTATGTGGGATTCTTAGGTCGAATAGGTCTAACCCTTGGGCACATATATAgacttttccatgtttacGATAAAGTCGAGGCACAATCGGAAGTCGTTGAGTTGTAAATAGTGATAGTGCTCTAATGctgttaattaggttaggtcttaatttaagatgaaagaattgtaaaggggctgatgttgccctcataggacgcctatgtatgtcgcaacctggttagaggTATTTTCGTCAAGtaagagggtttcgcaatcattatcttcatgaaattctgctattttatgattaacgtctagccaccctttgtcggtacttgtggtaaaggatagccgccctttgtcggcgtgGATGAGACgcgcggccgcgctttgtcggcatctctggaaatgtaccgacaaagcgttatcagtaccatggtaacgactcaggtggtgtcataagtcagtaattgctttctagccagggtacgatactgttttaattacccttaatttagtatttaagagcgccaCGAATCTAGagggtcctctttcttttcgagtggctcaccagaactgTTATCCGCAAGCAGaatccgttaatatcaataaaccgtattattcaaaaaccctagacaactatCTAAAAACCTACATGTATATCGGGACATATTTGGCAGATTTTCGGTTTTTtaggcatttaaaaaaattacaaggtGTTTTCAAAAagctgtaattttttcatcttaTTGCCCTATGTCTAGAAAATACCTCACtctatttaaacaaaaataatgcgCCTAAAGTGAGAGCAATAATAATcactttgaagtttgaccTAATTAAAATCagaagaggaaaaaatatttaggtttTTTCTGTGGATAAGCAGGCTCAAGTTGCACTTACAGCacgaaaataataatcaagACAATCAAACGGAGAAAACCACATTACCTAcctttaaatgttaaattagtACCACTTCCTATGATGCAGCCATTACCCCCAATGCAAGCAGCGAATGCTGTTGACATAAAGTAACACATAGTTTCTCTTGTCGGCCTCTTTTGCTGCTCTTCGTCTTCAACGTTGGTTTCCctgaaatatcaaaagaatCTTTAATTACATTCGgcttttcataataaataataaaaaaataattcataataataaagaaacatACCTAAGTTTCTCACCAGGTTTCTCATCTAGAAAGGGAGTCTCAAACATCTGCCCTATGCCTTGCTCCTCCAGTTCAGTTAATGTGGCCTCTATTATTGGAATCATCATGGCTGTAGCTGCTGTATTAGATATCCACATCGATACTAACATAGTTACTGTTACTAAACCCAAATTGAGTTTTCTTGGGCTGCATCCTACCTATaacatcaaaaaataatgataaaagaATCAGGAAGTGCTCGATTGTAATACCCCAATTTGGTTGAGTTTGAAATTACAGTtccattaatataaaattatttttctttttcatcttttcataaaaattaattgctaGTTCATGTTTATCAAGTTTGCCAGCACATGGGCCTCTAGGCCAAGATGTGTGCTGGCAATGGtctttatttgaagttttctatGGATTATGCCCTCTTGATAAGCGACCaagattttgatttattgactctaagagccaaattggccttttaaaaatgattaaaatagAGGCTGACTCATGGtgaaattcttaatttctatggaaactagtTTGTGTCCAGGTTTGGagcatattaataatttggctctTGGGGCCAATTCATATAGGGACATCCTAATAACTTTaccaagaaaataatttccatgaatttatttaattaaggaATTGGCGAatgactttcaaaaaaactttataaaaaatatctaatttgaAGGATTTGGCAATTaaaaagaagatttattttccttgaaaaacaattttttgtttagaatttttagcgttttcgcagaagtaggtacaatCAATATCAAGTCAGTaataaaatgcaaagtttcgagaaaaaaaaatctgtaaatttctgaaaatcatTGGCTTCCAGGAAGTCGGGGGACAATGTTCCTTTAACTTTCTCTGTCAACGTAATTAAGTGGCCTGGACTGCGGTAATGAATATCTAGTGGACACCTAATCAGGTGTAGATTTAGTGGACTGTTTCATTGCAGGGAATCCACGAACAAACTATTTAAACTCTTCTTAGATAATTCCGATAAAGGAATAAGgaagttttattgttttttaaagtgGAGGAATTTCAAAGCCAGTAGGCCGCAAACCGCTCTACTAATTATCAACCTTCAAAAATTGAGTAACTATTTAATCTCTTTTTTAGgcgaaaattttttttgctaaaagcaagatctaaatattgatttttttctgagatACTTCACATTCATTATACCTATTCTCCATAAACCCTAAAAAGTTCAAACAGAAAAGACTTATATTGGTActgaaagttaaattattgaagttcTGCCAAGATTAGATAGCAGGGACGTAAAGTTTTGGtcaaattgaaaatggaaaattaccATTGGTTTGTTCACTTCCATAAAAACTACCAACCTGGTAAATTTATCAGCACTTCAATAATTTACTCTAATGTAATTTGGCTTTAAGTAACTTATGCTTAAGGATGTATTAATACTCCCGGGATATCTAATGCTGAGGCTGAAGCAAAAGTTGCATCCATGCTCAACTCAACTTCTTAAAGAATCATTAAGCACCAGACCTGAAACAGTCGCCAGTCATACTTACCATCTTAATAACATGCAGAGCCACTCTCCTATGTAAATTGCAATGTTCTACGGCTAGGGCAATAATTAACCCTCCCACGAACATCATGTTGGTTTCCTTCAGATAGCATAAAGAAACCCGGTCCGAATCTAATACTCCCATTAGAGGGAACAATACCATTGGTATCATAGACGTCACTGGCAAAGGTAAAGCTTCAAACACCCtacaaaaagaaaagttaaaacaCCTAAGTGATTTTTACCTTCAAACTTACCAATAACCAGCCATAAGGAGGACTACGTAAAGACATCGCAAAGCCGCTACGTTGTTGAGGATAAATATTGGAAGAAGGACTATTGGATATAAAATGATGAACAGGGTTTTCCAGTATATCCGCATAGCATTTAGTATCAGTTGACCCCCACTTGCCATGTTGGATGATAGATTTGTTAAAGGATTCACTGGaaagaaaaactgaattattcgCTAAAAACCTCAACTGAAATTAATCTAGTTATAAGTTGGGTGAGTTTACAACTTCTATAATGGGAATTGTATACAGTTGGCGATAAGATTAATGTACAAAAGTTCATGAAGCGTTAAGAAAATAGGGAAATAGTGGAAGTAGTATTTGtgttatatgaaaatttgcgtatagaaaaatatgccgcacaaaaaatcaatgggaaaaaatcaccattaaaaaaaggttttccaGTAGTTCTACCCTTATTAGGTCGGTAACATATCTATATCTATCATATCATAGTTCTATATGGGTACCTGCTCTTCAccattatattttaaaacgtAACAGCTGGAAAGTTTTTCCGACATTATTTCTAAGTCGGAACTTAATTTGATGTCCAACAGTGTCCAACCAGTAAATTAGTAGGAAACAAGATTATTGTgcattataattaaaaagaaagtgAACGCTAAACTTGACCATTTTCGTAGCCTgaagtttttcattaaatcttAATCAATTGACAACGGAATTCATGAAATTCGTAGGATTGCCATGGTAACAAGTCGATTGACAGTGGTTAATGACGGCTTAATAGGACGGGTGAATGCGACTCGGTGAACCAATCAATCACAAATTAAATGAAGGTTAGTGCCTATAGCgataacaattaatttaatgtatattatttttaaattattatatcttatattattaataaatattatcgCTCTCTTATGACTCAACAAAATCTTTATTGGGGACTGTCATAACCTTGCAgacttaataaaaacatttttaaatgagaaactGGGCAGCAACATAATGAGAAGTGAAAAATGATTGCCACTTCATTACTTagtaattttcatgaaaaatatcgCCGGTTATACCTTCTTTTCTTATGCGCATACCTGTTTTGGCGATGATCAccatcatacagggtgtttctaaaAGGTATTTACGATATTCTTCCGCAGGTTGCTGGGATCAGAATAATACGATATAgctattttttccttaaccCATGGGCTGATAATAACAGAAAGTGGCAAAGTgagaattaaaatatatatttttaaccatagtaaaaattttatggaattaaGTTGCCGTGGGTTTTTCGGAATGAAGAACTGATAAAGATTCTCAGCTAAATCGTAGAGGGTGCGACATACACATAGTTCACAAACCATGCTTAATTTCTCTGTAGGTTTTTATCTGTAGCGACAACTCACCGCCCACCTAAGGTATTCAACCAAACTACCTTAAGTTCGCAATGGGATGAGTTGTTCAATCATGTACCCAGGTAGGTACCTACCCAGCTAAAGATAAATCAAACTACTAAAAAAGTCTCGATATCGTCAAAAATAGTTACAGTTCTGGCATTTTCTAGCCGACTCTTAATCTCAAATAAATGCCCTAATTAAGCTTTAACCCGTAATGGCCACACCATCACCGCACGTCCCGGACTACCTCAGTAAAATACCCAGATAGTTCTATGATCGAGATAGCCGAGAGTACCTCCTTAAGATCGTTAACATACCGCAGGAAGAGAAACCGGGCCAAGAATCGAATTTTGTGGGGGCTTCTCCGGGTTCGACTCAGACCTGTGCCCTCCCGTAGGCTCCGACACTGACTTGCCTCCTAACTACACATACCGAGGGAATCTCCCATCCATGTATGACTGCAGGAGTGTTCCACACATCCTGCTCAGACTGTTGCTCAAGTATTGCTTATGATCTATCATATCAAGTGCTTTTGTCAAAATTGTACCCATATTTGCAATTGATACAATTtgcacaaattttatttaatgttgcACTCTCTTGGAAagtttctttataatttttttccatcgCAACCATTCGTCGCGTAGGCACAATAGGATTTAAACCAGTCTAAACTTGTTCTCTTCTGTTGTCTAAACTCTGTATTTCATTTACAATTCTGTTAATAAAACTGCGGATTTCGTGACTCCGATACCGAGTATCATAATGAAACCGTATAGTTCGATTAGCCCTTTCCAACAAATATAAACACAAATTcgtgtaaaaaatattaaaaaaaagcagttttagtcatttttttgaaaaacggCATTCGATTGCTCTTATCACAAATGGAACTCCAGGAAACGAGGGACAGCTacgttgatttttatttttaacgttttttcaGTAACTGTTAATATGCGATGAGCTACTTAAACCATATTGCCAGGGCCGGCGTTAGCAAGTCTGGCACCCTGGGCGAAACTTTTAATCCCCGCCCCCCTACCGCCAAGAAAAACCGCCAACCAGAAAAGTGCCCCCTGGGCCCCCCCATAAGGCCGATACTGCATATTGTACGAGCCCCTATGTGAGAGCAAGTGAGAGTAAGTAAATGTTGCGCATTATAGGTCCAATCTCGCAATGAGGATCTCGTAATCAGGTCTGTCGGATGCCTTTGATGAGTCTATAATTGGTAAAGCGCCACCCTCCATCAGTTACAAGACATTCAAAGtgaattgaaatattgaaggtaattaaattttcctggTTCGTGCGACACTCAATTAGAGAGATTTCGCcaaattagttaaatttcgcatttttttcattgttccTGGTAAGTCTTTGAGATCTGGTAGCTTTGAAATGCTTATACAGAACGTTCGCTGTTTTAACTCATTTAAATCTTGTTTTGATCAATTTGAtcaatttatggatttttcgAATTGATCGTATTGTTTCACggcaaaataattgttttcaaatttcttaccAACACACGACTCACATACAAACT contains the following coding sequences:
- the Manf gene encoding mesencephalic astrocyte-derived neurotrophic factor homolog, coding for MEVHVVFLFCLAFALSVQALKPGECEVCIKVLDKFRNTLSENALTDYKKIETEFKNFCKGVKNKENRFCYYIGGLEESATGILGEMSKPMSWSLPSDKICEKLKKKDAQICELRYDVQIDLKTVDLKKLKVRDLKKILNDWGEECEGCIEKSEYLNRIEDLKPKHTEL
- the LOC136412698 gene encoding protein I'm not dead yet-like, whose protein sequence is MASGGQLILNAMRIYWKTLFIILYPIVLLPIFILNNVAALRCLYVVLLMAGYWVFEALPLPVTSMIPMVLFPLMGVLDSDRVSLCYLKETNMMFVGGLIIALAVEHCNLHRRVALHVIKMVGCSPRKLNLGLVTVTMLVSMWISNTAATAMMIPIIEATLTELEEQGIGQMFETPFLDEKPGEKLRETNVEDEEQQKRPTRETMCYFMSTAFAACIGGNGCIIGSGTNLTFKGIFEGTFGDSPGVEFAKWLFLNVPMMLIMMYLTVIWLQFWYMGLFRPNSADAKRIKVGMQSEKVAGKLIGRKLTEMGRMSFHEKAVGCLFLLSVVLWFFRKPQFIAGWAEMITQHKVKDATAALIVVLLLFVIPSNPEFIYIFSKDENKRPKAPSHALLTWKVVHQKLPWGLIFLLGGGFALAEASKESGMSELIADHLHGFATLPRFWVMVISCLIATLLTQFSSNVAVANVVLPVLAQMSLVAKIHPMYLMMPATLACSFSYCLPVSTPPMAIAAAPCNMSSKEMTKAGLGVVVISLCTLFLVFPFLGNVIWDFDQFPDWAMNAMHKGG